In Deinococcus aquaedulcis, one genomic interval encodes:
- a CDS encoding helix-turn-helix transcriptional regulator, with protein MTDQKKKSLSEWREARGITVQALADAVGITRGRMGDYLQGRTEPSVTRAQKFAELLNVTVDQVAWVAKPKTSRPAPPKKAGAKKPGQKRGATAPQEDAEGPS; from the coding sequence ATGACAGACCAGAAGAAAAAATCACTCTCCGAGTGGCGCGAGGCGCGCGGCATCACCGTGCAGGCCCTGGCCGACGCCGTAGGGATCACGCGTGGGCGCATGGGCGACTACCTTCAGGGCCGCACTGAACCGAGCGTGACCCGTGCCCAGAAGTTTGCCGAACTGCTGAATGTCACGGTGGACCAAGTGGCCTGGGTGGCGAAGCCCAAAACGTCCAGGCCCGCGCCCCCCAAAAAGGCCGGTGCGAAAAAGCCGGGCCAAAAGCGGGGGGCTACAGCCCCTCAAGAGGACGCCGAGGGGCCTTCCTGA